The DNA sequence TCCCATGATGTATAAATCAACTCGATTGTCATAGGTTTTGACGCTCCGTTTTAACTCGGATATTGGATTGGTGTGGAAGGAGCTGTGAGGCTGCACAAGGATGTGCATGTGATTATCTTGCCTTATGACCTTTAGCCCAAAGCTTTCCGCTAGTCTTCTTACACAATTCCGAACCTCCTGAGATTCAATATACGGATGGACCAATTCATGATCATTCGGCAGATACTTTCTTTGCCATAAACAAGCCACCAATTCAAAAGCTGACTTCTCAATCTGTGCGATGTTCATTTTCTTCCGCCTCCCCCAAGGTTAAGATATAAGTAGATACATCGATTTTATTTTGTAAAACCACTGAATCATTGCTTGAAATGCTAAAGATCTGTTTGTTCCATAATACTGATAATTGCGGATATTCCTCCATCAACTTAGAGAGCAATAAGGCTTTATCGTCACTGTCTATTTGTTGAAGGTTTTCCTTATTTACAATGAAAGGTTCGTCCATCGAAGCAAAGGCTAACCAAAAATCGAAAGCCTCCCGATTTTCTACCCACCTAGCCATCGTAAACTCATCTATTTGCTGCAAATACTTTAAGGAAACCCTCCCTGTTTCTAATAATTCCTCAAATATTGGCTTCCATAATAATAAGATGGATTCCCAATCAAGGGAAATGGGCTTTAATTGAACTTTTTTCTTGGTTCCAGTTCCTCCAAAAGTAGATCGCGTTAAATTCATATGATCCTCAATTCCCCATTCCAACGGCAAGATGGAAGGCTTATGAGGCGAAAACAATGATTCCACCAGTGTTAGCATTTCATTAGGATGGGCAAAACCAACTGCCTTGACTTTTTCTTCCCAAATCGTTTTCCTGAATGAGGTAGTATTGGTTAGCCATATGTTCCTGAAATGAGAGTTCCTTATCTGCAATTCCAATCGGATGTTTTCAATAACCAATTTTGCCAGCTTATCGTGATTATTTTTAGTTTTTGTGACTCTTTTTGTTAATTGTATGTGAGTGTTTTGATGCTCTGGAGACACAGCAATTCTGCGCAGAATTCCATCTAACTTCCGGTATTTTTGACTCTCTTCCTCGAATTGAGCCTCCGCATCCTTCAATTGTTTCCCCCATCGACTTTTATTATCGTAGATAGTTGACTTTGGATTTCTTACAAGCTCATCTTTATGAATTTTTTCCTCTTTCAATAGGGTCATGACTCTATGGTTCAACGAATCCAACATCCGTAAGGCAGACTTCAATTCCCCTTTTTCAATCAGCAACTCGACCAGAATCTGCTGTATCGAAACAGGAAGATGTTTTTGAATTTCATTTGTATTTAAAAAAAGAGCCTGTGCCTCTTCAGATAATTTATAAACCGGCAGCCCTTCTTCAAAATTTGTTGCATCCCTATCAATCTCAAGATACTGAAAACGAAAGGTTTCCCATTCCAATGTTTGTTCATTAAAGAATTGTTCCTGGAAAGCAAAGGTATGCTTCATACTCCCCTCATTGACCATAAGAGCATCAACTATTTTCTCTGCTTCATGCCAATCACATTCTATTTTCATTGATTCCGCTATTTTGTAAACCATCCGTACTAGGTCATATCTTGTTCTCCTGACATCATCCAATAATTCCTGATAGAAAATTACTGCGATAAGGGTAAATGACAATTGACGAGCAAAAGGGGCTAAGCGACCAAAATTAGCTCCCGTGCCAAGAATCCAAACAGGGATTAATACCCTAAAGCGTGACCCTAAGTCCTCGAAAGATAATTGCAGGGCCTTTTCCATTATTCAAATCCCCCCTTAATGAACAGCGTCTCAAAATTAATGCACTCTTGAGCAATACGCTTACGTTCATTCCATAATGCCTTAACCCCTTCAAATACTTCCTTGTGGTTCTTAAACTCCTCTTGTAGCAAAAATAGGTTTCTTTCGATTACATTCTGATCTGTTAACACATTAGTTGCGGCTTCATTTGAAAAAGAAATTAGAAATGCGTAAAAGGAGTGAGCCAATGTAATATTGAATTGTCTATATTTATTCTTAGCATCAAAGTAGATATTGAAACCTTCATAATCAATATCCCCTGAGTAGCGTATCGTTAGCTGAGTAGGATCATCCGTAATATCCCTTAAGTAGTCCAATGTCTTGCATATTCTGTATCCTTCTCCCCAAATTAAGTAATGTGGAATCGGTCCAAAATTCCAAGACAATTGTCGAATTAATACTTCTTTAAGAGTTTGATAAGTAGATAACCCTTCTATGACGAGAACCTCATGTAAATTATTTTCTGGCACCGCTTCGTTCTTCCAATAATGAAATGGCTCATGCACAACTATATATAAAAGATCTTGGGGCTTTAATTGAAGTCGATTCATTAAACGGGCTCCTGCCGAAGAAGCTAAATATTTTTCCGCTTCAATATCATCAGGAAGTTGTTCATTTTTAAATAACATAAGCGAACGCTCCTCCCTTGTTATTTTTATATATGAGTCTTTGCTTTTTACAAATTCATAGAGTATCAATATCTTTCTCCACTCATCTTCCGTCTGATGCTTTTTATGTCGTAAGTAAAAACCTAACTCCAAATAGTTCATGACTTTTGCCATATCCGCTTTATTCCAGGTGTTTTCAATATATTTAGGAGAAAGCCAATAAGTTTCATATAAGCGAGGTCTTTTTCCATTGAAGCGAGGGTTTGCAATATCTTGAAGGACCCCTTCTTTCTTTAACTGGGTTATAATCTCGTAGAATTTTTTGTATCCTCCTAACTCGTGATATTTTCTAGCGGAACCAATCGCTACAATCACTTCATTTTCAAATTTTTCAATTCGAAGAAGTTTCCTCGAAGTTCTCTGTTTTTCACGCAAGGATGTGATAAGACTATTAATGATTTCTTCAATATATCCCATAGTAACCATCTTTCTTTTTTCTAATAGCTTCGTCAAAATAATAGTCTCTTAAACCAAAAAATTAGTTACTATTCTTTTTCTAAACAAAAAGGATAATAACTGAATCACTTTTGAAAAAAACAGGAACATAAAAAAAAGACCCACTCCCAAAATTGGAATGAGTCTTACTTACTCAAAGTTTATGCATATTTATTGAAGCAGCTTTATTTAATAACAAATATAAAGAGCCCATTCTGACGAAAGATTGATCAAACGTGATTAATCTTTACTCATTAATCTCTTCAAATTCTTTAAAGAGCCCCTCACCTGAAAAATTCCCCATCATATTAACATGCAATCTAGCCATCTCATTAACACTCAGAAAATCGATTCTCCCATTTGGAAGATACCTCACTCTTAATAAACCATCAATCGTCCCATCAACTCTGTCTGAGAAATGCATTTTGCCTTTTTTCATTAATTCGGCTGTTATATAAAAGTTTCTTTCAAACTCTCTTCGGGTAAAAGGAGTATTCATGGCCGTCATTTTCATTTAACATCCCTCCTCACCATAAGCTGACAATTTCTCTTTTTTCACGATCTATAATGAATGCATTCTCATCATTATAATTTACATACCAAACTAATTTCCATCCTGTTTCTTTGATTGAGTTTATTATTTCTTTAGATATCAATAGTCTTGAACCTTCTCTTAATGGCATACCGACTTTCCCAGTATCCCAACTTCTTCCTTCAATCCAACTTTCACTAGTTATATCTCTTTCATTTACATTAGATAGAATATCTAGATCTTTATTTAAATATGCAGGTGTAAACGTCCCCCCATAATAAGTAGTTTCAAGCTCCCCCTTATAAATTAAAGGTCTATAAGATGATGTTGTATTCACCTGATCTCGTCTGAAATCTGGAAAATCATTTACTTTAAATTTTAAAGCCATTGCATTGAAATCAAACTCATCATTTATAACATCCTCATTTTTTCTAAGAAATGCTATAATTTCAACAGATTTAAAACACCTTTCTTCTTCAGAATATAAGATTTCTGTATAGTGAATATGTTCGTATTTCCCTTCATATAAGAATTTTTCTGGTCCTGATTTTCCCAAAATGAACTCTTCTATTTCTTTTCCTTTACTAGGTTTACTACTTAACCTAATTTGTTCTGCTGGGAATGTAGGATTAACCCTATTTAAAGCTCTAAATATTTTTAAAGCATCAGCATCATATACTTTTTTCACTAATACTTTATTAATAGCTTTGTAAGTCTCCGACTCTAGTATTCCTGATTGTCCTTGTTTTTCATATGCCAATGATAGGTAGTCATCAATCCTAATTAAATCAGTAATATCTAATTCTTTATTATTTTCCAAAATATGTTTTTCCATCTCTTTATAATCATCTTTATTCCAACAATTAAGTTTCTCTAATATAGTGAACATTGAATTCTTACTTCTCCAGAATTCCTCATCTACCTCAAGCCCATAAATCCCCATTTCACGCACTGAAGAATTATCTGATACAGAGAGATTTACTCCCCCTAGCCCTAAAATTTTCATAAAGGTATATTTTATAGTAAAATGTTCACATTCTTTTATACGAGTAATTGTATATTCGTGATTAACATACATCCAAACTAGATTTATATCTTCAAGAGCTAGACTATAAATAATACCTGCACATATTTCCGATGCATCACCACTGTATATGTTTAAACTATAGTCTAAAATAACTGGAATAAAGAAGTTAGGATTTATCCTAGTTAAAGCTTTTAAAATCTCTGGTCCTCTATATTTAATATGAGTTAAGGGGCTGTTTAAATACCATACAAAAAGTTGAGCCAATTCAACATTAAAATGCTTTGAAGATTTTTTGTTATTTAACCAATGATAGTATTCATTAAGCTCTTCAGGTGGTCGCACCATTAAATTTAAATGTTCAATTATTACTTTTAATATTTCTGTTGCATCAGATTCCCCAAATCTACTTCCTATTAAATCTAAGATTTTCTGTACAATTTGCCAATCCTGTGCATATTCCTCATCTAGAATTAGTGTTCTCATCGCAATTACAAGATCTTGTTCATCACATATCTTTGCTAAGTTCCTAAAGGCTTGATTTGCTTCTGTACTAACGGTTCCAGACCAAATTTGCCATCCACCTTCTTGTAATATTTTTAGGCCTTCAATAAATTTTTCTTTAGCAGCTGTATTATTATCCATATACATCTCTTCAGTTGCTTCCAAAAAAGCTTGATTAGATTCTTCAAGTGAAGATTTTTTTCCGAAAGTACCAGGGAAAAATAATTCTTCTTGAGCATTTTTACCTTCTTGATGTTCTGATGTCATTTGTTGAATTGTGATATCTTCTATAGTGTCTTTTATTTCCTCTACTTCTATTGCTATATTATTTATTTTTATTAATTCCAATAAATCATTATAAATTTCTTGTGGCAAAACACATTTAATAGATTTTAAAAAAGTATCTCTTTCATTTTGTGTCATATCAGAAATAAAGATTTTCAATAATCTATTAAAAAATATCCCTCTTTCATTAACTGCATCGCTTTTACAAATTATATCTGCCATCATATATGCAAAACGATTTAAATATCTCATATCACCAATCAAGAATAACTCACAAAATCCCCATTTTAACAAAGGATTCATATCTTGAGTACTATCCAATATTTCTAATATAGCATTCTGTTCTTCTAGATTTCCTACGCCAAATTTATACCCTTTCCCCCTATCTACATAATCTATCTGTGGAGACTCTACTTTTTCTTGAAGCACCTTAGGTAGAGGTGAAATTTGTTCTTTCAGAAATTCAATCGCATTGCTTAAATTCCCTACTTTACATAACCCCCCTATAAATTCTTCCTTTTCTACACGTACATATCGCTGAAAGGTCATTTCTCCAGAAGCATATTCTAAAATACTAGCTATAGTAGGTAAATAACTTTCAATTTCATTTGACTGTTGTAAATTTACTAAGGAACTTTTTATTAATGACAATTGATCTTCTTTATACCATGATGGTCCCATCGAAGTATTTAATAATTCTTGAAACACCCTTTGAACACTACCATCATTTTCTAAGTAAGCATATATATTTACTAGTTTAATTAAGTCTTCAGTCCGTTCCCATCTATTTTGAACTCCTAACAAAATATGTTTTTCTAATCCTTTACTAAGATCATAAATTTTTCTTTTAGTACCCTTAGTCCCCTTTAAAACATCTATGATTGAGAATATTGATTCTCTAAATCCCTCAGTGTACATCCCTAACTGAATTTCTAATTTATCCATTAGAAAATCTAGAAAATCAAGGACTCTTGTCGGACAATATTCTTTATAAAACTCAGCTATTTCTCGATACACGTAAACCAATGCGTCTTCAACTAGCAAATAACTTCTTTTCCATGAGGACCTTTCTTTTAAATCGAATCCCATGACTGGAAATAGAATGTTTTTCAATATATCCGCTAATTCATTGCACTCACTCTCTGTATCTAGACATCTCTCTCTCCAAGCTTTTCCTTTAATATAGCTTACAAGTGAAATTATACTCTCAAGGAATTCCTCCCATGTGCTTGATGTGCTTTTTACTATCTCAGGATATTTATCTCCATAATTATTAAATCCTCGATATTGCCAAAGCATGCTAAATATATATATCGATTTATAATTTAAATCTACTCCGTTACTTTCCCTTATATGGAACCTGGTATTTCCAATATTCATATCTTGAATTAACTTCTCAATGATATTAACTTCAAATTTATTGTCGATTAGCCCCGTTAAAACAATCTCATGGTCACCATTATTAACATCAAATTTTCCAAAAACATATTTAATATCTTCAAGCAACTTGATTTTCCCAGGAAGATTCTCTTTCTTTCCATAAACTTTTTCCAAGTTTAATAATTCAATAAGAGTAAAAGATAGAATTCTTATCATGTTGCTATCGATAGGAAGACCCTGCTTTTCATAAACTTCAATAGACTTATATATATCTCTATTAAAAATTAAGAACGCCCTATGATATGAAGCTATTAATAAACAAAATTCCATATAATTTGCTTTATTTTCATCAGATATATATTCTAATTGTGAAATTAAAAATTTATATTCCTTAGAAAATTCATATTCTGGGTCGTCTGCTTGATATGAAGTTACAATGGACAAAGCTTTGAAATAAGAATCTATAGCTTTATAACTTATTTCACCTAAATCCATTGCCAGTATTAATCTATGCCTTAAAATTTGAAAGATTTCCTGCGCTTCCTCAAAAGCATGATTTTCAAGAAACTTAATCAAGAAATCGATAGCATTATCATCTTCAATAATTAAAAAACCTTGCCTCACTATATATTTCATTGCCTCATTAAACTGTTTCTTCTGAATCAACAAATTAGCAAATTCAACAGCATACTTTGCAAAAAGATTATTGTATCTAAATTTAATTCTTTGAGCTAACAGTAATAACCTGATAGTTTCTTTAATTTCAATTTTATTACTCAGTGCAAAATCTATTGCTTCATTTAGATCAGATACTATCAAATCTGGTTCTATATGATAAGTTGTACATTTATCTGCCCATTTTTGGTTACAATATATTATCGCTTCAATTCTAAGGTCTTCTGTTTGTCTTAACATATGAAATAAAATATTTTTTATTGAATATAAATGATTATCTTGTTCCTTACAAAATAACGTAATTTGGTAATGAATATCTTGACTCATTATTTTTGTTTTATCCACTATAAAATTAGCAAATGAGGAGTGATAAATAGCTATACATTCATCTATATCTAATAGATGCCTCATTTTTGG is a window from the Aneurinibacillus sp. REN35 genome containing:
- a CDS encoding Wadjet anti-phage system protein JetD domain-containing protein, producing the protein MTKLLEKRKMVTMGYIEEIINSLITSLREKQRTSRKLLRIEKFENEVIVAIGSARKYHELGGYKKFYEIITQLKKEGVLQDIANPRFNGKRPRLYETYWLSPKYIENTWNKADMAKVMNYLELGFYLRHKKHQTEDEWRKILILYEFVKSKDSYIKITREERSLMLFKNEQLPDDIEAEKYLASSAGARLMNRLQLKPQDLLYIVVHEPFHYWKNEAVPENNLHEVLVIEGLSTYQTLKEVLIRQLSWNFGPIPHYLIWGEGYRICKTLDYLRDITDDPTQLTIRYSGDIDYEGFNIYFDAKNKYRQFNITLAHSFYAFLISFSNEAATNVLTDQNVIERNLFLLQEEFKNHKEVFEGVKALWNERKRIAQECINFETLFIKGGFE
- the avs1c gene encoding AVAST type 1 anti-phage system protein Avs1c, which produces MKMTAMNTPFTRREFERNFYITAELMKKGKMHFSDRVDGTIDGLLRVRYLPNGRIDFLSVNEMARLHVNMMGNFSGEGLFKEFEEINE
- a CDS encoding S1 family peptidase, whose product is MIIEKNIARIECGNESGTGFLIQNNLVLTALHTVSDYTSNPDNILITFPYSEFSKGEMGARVIDQDEDFDIALLELNIEFENDNCLNINISKTAENEKWETFGFPVSKWTSGAKLTGYILRSNIENDQLLWDTDLNYEQQFERFDGFSGSPLVVGGYVKGIILQKLDGTVAAISTFKIKRFLDKNNIVYENVLESDLPHINSNIEDIELLVNTTVVIELEKKFDEQAKGYILLKGSPGSGKSTLIAEYKTDKSNVKVLGKYLIRNKHDGLPVSFKSSEIVFAEWLERILWNELYVDMPPKRDRKLHEWIIDIQKLFILLSQKLMKNGKKGTIFIDGIEDVYFLNKIQDFFSVLPEELPSNILIVLACQNEEFLPTLFKSRINEENIVKVVPLAANQTRFIVNNRLREENFSLTIKEAIAMKSEGHPLYLRYLIEESIQLKDEKIINQWLNQIPYIEGDIRVYYESMWQRVQESPNELYILATISRLREPVDEIILRKVLPSHIGNMLIAFLPKMRHLLDIDECIAIYHSSFANFIVDKTKIMSQDIHYQITLFCKEQDNHLYSIKNILFHMLRQTEDLRIEAIIYCNQKWADKCTTYHIEPDLIVSDLNEAIDFALSNKIEIKETIRLLLLAQRIKFRYNNLFAKYAVEFANLLIQKKQFNEAMKYIVRQGFLIIEDDNAIDFLIKFLENHAFEEAQEIFQILRHRLILAMDLGEISYKAIDSYFKALSIVTSYQADDPEYEFSKEYKFLISQLEYISDENKANYMEFCLLIASYHRAFLIFNRDIYKSIEVYEKQGLPIDSNMIRILSFTLIELLNLEKVYGKKENLPGKIKLLEDIKYVFGKFDVNNGDHEIVLTGLIDNKFEVNIIEKLIQDMNIGNTRFHIRESNGVDLNYKSIYIFSMLWQYRGFNNYGDKYPEIVKSTSSTWEEFLESIISLVSYIKGKAWRERCLDTESECNELADILKNILFPVMGFDLKERSSWKRSYLLVEDALVYVYREIAEFYKEYCPTRVLDFLDFLMDKLEIQLGMYTEGFRESIFSIIDVLKGTKGTKRKIYDLSKGLEKHILLGVQNRWERTEDLIKLVNIYAYLENDGSVQRVFQELLNTSMGPSWYKEDQLSLIKSSLVNLQQSNEIESYLPTIASILEYASGEMTFQRYVRVEKEEFIGGLCKVGNLSNAIEFLKEQISPLPKVLQEKVESPQIDYVDRGKGYKFGVGNLEEQNAILEILDSTQDMNPLLKWGFCELFLIGDMRYLNRFAYMMADIICKSDAVNERGIFFNRLLKIFISDMTQNERDTFLKSIKCVLPQEIYNDLLELIKINNIAIEVEEIKDTIEDITIQQMTSEHQEGKNAQEELFFPGTFGKKSSLEESNQAFLEATEEMYMDNNTAAKEKFIEGLKILQEGGWQIWSGTVSTEANQAFRNLAKICDEQDLVIAMRTLILDEEYAQDWQIVQKILDLIGSRFGESDATEILKVIIEHLNLMVRPPEELNEYYHWLNNKKSSKHFNVELAQLFVWYLNSPLTHIKYRGPEILKALTRINPNFFIPVILDYSLNIYSGDASEICAGIIYSLALEDINLVWMYVNHEYTITRIKECEHFTIKYTFMKILGLGGVNLSVSDNSSVREMGIYGLEVDEEFWRSKNSMFTILEKLNCWNKDDYKEMEKHILENNKELDITDLIRIDDYLSLAYEKQGQSGILESETYKAINKVLVKKVYDADALKIFRALNRVNPTFPAEQIRLSSKPSKGKEIEEFILGKSGPEKFLYEGKYEHIHYTEILYSEEERCFKSVEIIAFLRKNEDVINDEFDFNAMALKFKVNDFPDFRRDQVNTTSSYRPLIYKGELETTYYGGTFTPAYLNKDLDILSNVNERDITSESWIEGRSWDTGKVGMPLREGSRLLISKEIINSIKETGWKLVWYVNYNDENAFIIDREKREIVSLW